The genomic region ATGACCTCATCCCCGTCCGGAGCGTCCACAGCGGTGACGATCACCTGCTCCGTCGCACGGGTGACAGCGACGTGGAAGAGGCGGCGTTCCTCCTTGAGGCGGTCCACGGTGTGAGAGACCGGTGTCGCTGGATCAATGCCTTGATCAACAAGGTCGATGAGGTCTTCCTGGCGCATGAGCGTGCCGGTCTCGCTCAGTGTGGGCCAGGACAGCTCTTGCACTTCGCTGACGATGACGCGGGCGAATTCACGCCCCGCCACACCGTGGGCCGTGAGCAACGGCACCGCGTCCGGAACGGCGGTGCGCCGGTCGCGCACACCGGTGGGCAACTCCTGCTCCTCAATGTGCGCGATGAAAGCCTCAATGGTGGCAGTCGGGCGACGCTCAGTGAAGTCACCCGCTGCGTCGAACAGCGCCATCATCGCGTCAAGGTCACGGTCTGCCTGGGATCCGGCCGCCCCGCCGCGCAGCGCAATGGCCATGAGGGATTCTGCCAGACCAGTCTGCGCCCAGACGGCCCAGAGCACCTCTTCGACGCTGCCGCCGTCGTCAAGCGAAGTGCGCCCAGCTTCCAGAACCCCGCGGATGCGGTCCAGGATGTCCAGCTCGCGCTGGGTGAGTATGGCTCCGAAATCGGGCAACTCTCCGCGCAACGCCAGCAGTTCGCTCAGCGTGTCCTCCGCGCGGACCTCTGGCCGCCAGCGGCGCAGGCCGCGCAGCAGACGACGCAACGTGACCGGATCTGCACCACCGACCGGTCCGAGCAGGAGCTCACGCCAGTGCGTGGCATCCAGACCGTTCAGAGCGCGCAGACCCAGCAGCATCGCAGCGACAATGCGTTGCTCCCCCAATACGAGGTCCGTCGGGTTGATCGCCACTGGCACCCCTGCTTGGAGGAGCGTGCGACGCAGCGGTTCGATCATCCCTACCGAGCGCACGACGACTGCCATGTCCCGCCACGGCACCCCCTCTTCCAGATGGGCGCGGCGCAAGGTGTCGGCTACGAACGCGTTGTTCATCGCGCCATCCGGAGCGATGACAGCGCGTGCAGTGGGAGTGCGCCGGGAAACACCGAGGTCGATGGTGGGCGCGTCCAGATTCTTGAAGAACAACGGGGAGGCGCCACGGAACCGGAATACAGCCTGCTCCTCGTCACCACCCACCACGGCAAGGTCCGCCTCCGCGATGAGTTGGTTCACAAGGATGCCGGAGGCGGGGTCGAGGTGCTGAGCATCGTCGATAAACACTGTGCCCCACGTGCGCGGCAGCGGGCGCCGCACGACCTCGGCCACGAGCTCGGAGGCGGAATAACTGCGAGCGCCGTAGAGCGCCATGACATCCTGGTACTCGGCGAGGAAATCCCCCGCCGCGGACCAGACCGGAATGCCGTGAGTGCGGCCCATGTCCCGCAGCTGACCGGGAGTGAGGGTGCGTTCAACGGCGCGGAGCAGGAAATCGCGCAGCTGGCGCGCAAACCCGACCATGGGCAACGCAGGCCGCAGCTCCTCCGGCCACGAGCCAGTGCCGTCGGCGGCATTGCCCTGCAACAGCTCACGGATGGCGAAGTCCTGCTCAGCACCCGAAATCAACCGAATCAGGGTCGCCGCGGCGACCGCCGGATCCTCGCTAGCGCGAAGCAACGCGAAGGCCAAGGAGTGGACGGAGCGGGCGATCGGCTCGTCAGCGACGAACCCGGAAGAGGTGAGTTTCTCGGACAATTCCTCGCGCACGCGGGCTGCCGACTCCTTCGACGCTGTGACGAAGACGATGCTGGAGGGGTCCTGTCCAGCTGCGATGCGGGCGGCGGCAACGTCGATGAGGAAGCTCGTCACACCGGCCCCAGCCTCACCGGTGACCTTGTGCACACCGCGTTCGGGCAGATCAACCGGCCACGACCGCGTGCTGTCGCGGCGGTCCCGGTGGACCAGGTAGGCCTGCGGGTTCGGAGGGAGAGTCAGGTGCGGCGAACTCATGGATAACAGTCTCTCATCTCACCCCGACACCGGGGCGGAACACGCCGCAAAGGATTGGAACACGTTTTCTAATCGGGTCCGGTGCGCGCCCCGCTCGGCGAATAGGGGTCCGGTGCAGGCCCCACCCGGCGAATAGCTAGAGCCAGACAGCTAGATTGTCCGAATTTTGGCCCGAAACGGAGCCTTCTAGTCGTCTGAATCTAGCTAATCGCCATGGGGAGGGGGCTGCAGGCCTCGGCGAGCCCCAAGCGCAGACGGCTAGAGCGCCAACAAACCCCGAACGCGCTCGATCCGCTCGGTCTGTGCCGCCGCCACGTGAGGGTTACCGGCCGCCAAGATCGCCCTGTACTCCAACGCGCGCTCGCACAGGAAGAACAGGTCGGGGATGTGGGACCAGCGGCTGAGGACGTGATCGTCGACGGCGCCGGCCAACATCCCGTCGATAAGCGTCAGGGCCGCAGTGTAACCGTGCGGGCGCGGCTCGGCGCTGGGCACAATGTCGCTGAGCGCGGGTGCGAGCGATCCGGAGAAAAGGCAACAGGCGAGGAAATCCGCGTGGGTGAGCTGCCCGCCCTTGACGGCGACGCCGGGCGCGGAAGACCAAGCGGCACGCTCGGCGCGGGCCCAAGCATCATCACGCTGGATGGCGGGGGCGGGGAAATGGGCGACAGCGTCGTCGAAACGCAGGGCTGCGGCGATCGCCTCGTCGATGCGGTGGCCGGGCTGCCCCTCGATGAAGTCGGTGGCGCGGAAACCGGCCAGAGCAAAACGGCCGTCGGTGGTCCGCACGGGGCGCGCAATCCGCAGGCCCGGAACGGTGACCTTCTCCCGCAGTTTCGACGACCACGCGGCGTGCGCAGGCGCGGAAGAAATGACGATGCGCCCGTAGCGCACCCCGTTGCCCCACTCGTTGCCGAGCGGCTCCGGGCGTGCGTCATCGACTTGGAAAGACGTCAATACATGCCCCGGAATCGCCATATCAGCCGCCCTTTCTACAACGCAGCCGGGCGCGGATACGGCCACGGGTTCGCAAGGCAGGTGTCCGCGTTGTCCGGGTAGACCTCATCCGGCGCAACGCGGAACAGCTCGGCGTTGTTCAGGCTCAGAGTCTGCTGCATCATGATCGGCGCGAGCTCCCCGTTGGTCGGGCACGGCTCGTGGGCCGCATACCCCAGGGCGTGGCCGACCTCGTGGTTGATCACGTACTGGCGGTAGGACCCCAAGTCACCGTTGAAGGGGGCGGCACCGCGGACCCAGCGGGACTCGTTGATGAGCACCCTGTCACCGTGCTCCTCACTGAAGAGACGGCACGACGTTTCCAGGCCCAAGTCGTCGCCGCACAACTCGCGGGCTGTTCCCACCGATGCCAGTTGGATACGCAGATCCGGTTCATCACTGGCGCTGACGTGCTCGAAGCGCACACCCGGATCATTAGTCCACCCGCGCGGGTCGGACAAGGTGGTGTCCACCATCGTGGCAAAGCTGTCATCACCACCGAAGCGGCTGGTGTCAATGCCGTCTTCAACCTCGGTGCTGAAGCGCACCACCTGCTCTTCGCCCTTGCCCACGTTCATTCCGGGCGCACCGATGGGGCGGAACGTGCCCGCCCCTTCCTCGGTGTAGGGGCCGCCTGGGGGCAACTCCGTGATGGCTACCTCCCCCTCGGGCATCGGGGCCACCGTTTTGCGGGTCTCCTGCTCCTGCCCCTCCACCTGTCCCGGAGCGCGGTCTGATGCACCGATGGTCTCCCCGGACGGGGTGTTGACAATGCTCCAGATGACCAGCGCCGTCACCACAATCAAGACGGGAATGGCATACGCGCGCCAACCGTAAGTGCGCGCGAAGCGTGCCAGAGCGCCGTCGCTGGCGGTGTCGGGGTGGTGGCTCATAGGGGTTAATCTATCCCGGGCTTAACCGGAGAAGCCAACAGCACGCGGGGTGGAGTTACCCAATTCCACATACAGGATGCGCTCGGTGCGCACGACGAACTTCATGCCGCGCTCGTCCTCCAGGGTCAGCGTCGGTGCGCCGGATTCGATGGCACGGGTAATCTGCCCCTGGATGTCCTCCTGGTTCTGCGGGGAGGTGATGGACAGTTCGCGGTGGCTGTCAGCCAAACCAATCTTGATTTCCATTGTGTCCTTAAACTTCGTTGTTACTTGCTCGTTGCTGCAATGGTCACATTGTAACGGTGGGCAGTTAAGATGTTCACGTGTCCGATCAGCAACCCACCTTCGCCGAGCTCGGTGTCGCCGCAGAGATTGTGGAGGCGCTCGGAGAGTCCGGCATTGAGCGCGTTTTCTCCATCCAGGAGTTGACGTTGCCCCTCGCGTTGGCGGGCCGCGATCTGATCGGTCAGGCCCGCACGGGCATGGGTAAGACGTTCGCCTTTGGGGTTCCCCTGTTGGACCGCGTGTTCGACGATGCGGCAATTGAGGAACTTGACGGCACCCCGCGCGCTCTGGTGATCACCCCCACGCGCGAGCTCGCAGTTCAGGTCAGCGAGGATCTCACGCTGGCAGCGTCGAAAACGCCCGTCCGCTTGACGACGATTTATGGCGGCCGCCCCTACGACGAGCAACTGAACGCCCTGGAAGCCGGTGTCGATGTCGTGGTGGGCACGCCCGGCCGTCTGCTGGACCTGCATGAGCGCGGCGACCTGGTCTTGGACCGCGTGGCCATTCTCGTGCTCGATGAGGCCGACGAGATGCTCGACCTGGGCTTCCTGCCCGACATCCAGCGGCTGTGGGGAGCGT from Corynebacterium genitalium ATCC 33030 harbors:
- a CDS encoding ATP-dependent DNA helicase gives rise to the protein MSSPHLTLPPNPQAYLVHRDRRDSTRSWPVDLPERGVHKVTGEAGAGVTSFLIDVAAARIAAGQDPSSIVFVTASKESAARVREELSEKLTSSGFVADEPIARSVHSLAFALLRASEDPAVAAATLIRLISGAEQDFAIRELLQGNAADGTGSWPEELRPALPMVGFARQLRDFLLRAVERTLTPGQLRDMGRTHGIPVWSAAGDFLAEYQDVMALYGARSYSASELVAEVVRRPLPRTWGTVFIDDAQHLDPASGILVNQLIAEADLAVVGGDEEQAVFRFRGASPLFFKNLDAPTIDLGVSRRTPTARAVIAPDGAMNNAFVADTLRRAHLEEGVPWRDMAVVVRSVGMIEPLRRTLLQAGVPVAINPTDLVLGEQRIVAAMLLGLRALNGLDATHWRELLLGPVGGADPVTLRRLLRGLRRWRPEVRAEDTLSELLALRGELPDFGAILTQRELDILDRIRGVLEAGRTSLDDGGSVEEVLWAVWAQTGLAESLMAIALRGGAAGSQADRDLDAMMALFDAAGDFTERRPTATIEAFIAHIEEQELPTGVRDRRTAVPDAVPLLTAHGVAGREFARVIVSEVQELSWPTLSETGTLMRQEDLIDLVDQGIDPATPVSHTVDRLKEERRLFHVAVTRATEQVIVTAVDAPDGDEVIEPSRFVQQFADARGTIPEHVSTGTAASGAAEQQTLFDGVDTSTTGREEVHVDVAPVRVLAVEDIVAELRRAITDESSSEDVKLQAARQLARLAEAGVPGADPGQWWGIREASISEGVEPPGRLSPSRIEGLLECPMRNVLERDVAPASSDAMTRGTLAHYFFEAVGNGADVELAQADTLEAYRALFTVPSWKEVSDLGEFTRLLGRAAQWVEETRGTFELVDTEVPVDVEVAPGLRIGGRIDRLEREESGAVHIVDLKTGKNHPSAAEAEENPQLFAYQLALSRGALREGTDASVATAGETDSLDVGGGTLIYPGSDQVKVTAAHQAPKDAEQLEEFAARIATLPAEMTGPRLRAVTGKHCDFCHVKAICPVQPEGEVTTRG
- a CDS encoding DUF3152 domain-containing protein, whose translation is MSHHPDTASDGALARFARTYGWRAYAIPVLIVVTALVIWSIVNTPSGETIGASDRAPGQVEGQEQETRKTVAPMPEGEVAITELPPGGPYTEEGAGTFRPIGAPGMNVGKGEEQVVRFSTEVEDGIDTSRFGGDDSFATMVDTTLSDPRGWTNDPGVRFEHVSASDEPDLRIQLASVGTARELCGDDLGLETSCRLFSEEHGDRVLINESRWVRGAAPFNGDLGSYRQYVINHEVGHALGYAAHEPCPTNGELAPIMMQQTLSLNNAELFRVAPDEVYPDNADTCLANPWPYPRPAAL
- a CDS encoding DUF3107 domain-containing protein, coding for MEIKIGLADSHRELSITSPQNQEDIQGQITRAIESGAPTLTLEDERGMKFVVRTERILYVELGNSTPRAVGFSG